In Phyllobacterium zundukense, one DNA window encodes the following:
- a CDS encoding ABC transporter ATP-binding protein — MTPTANRQDHEREAKEVILSVKDVSVSFGASKILDNLSLDVYRGEILGFVGASGTGKSVLMRAILGLNQKQSGKISIFGHDIDRASEQEKLGVDMRMGVLFQHGALFSSLTVMENIQVPMREYLDIPQRLMDELARLKIDLVGLKPDTAEKYPSELSGGMIKRAALARALSLDPEIVFLDEPTSGLDPIGAADFDELIANLRDTMGLTVYMVTHDLDSLFAVCDRIAVLGKKKVLVEGTIEDMLAFDDPWVQEYFRGKRARQIVSNGKSRRRSGGDRTTPQPIQGQEGQVK, encoded by the coding sequence ATGACTCCGACAGCAAACAGACAGGACCACGAGCGAGAGGCAAAGGAAGTCATCCTTTCGGTAAAGGATGTCAGCGTTTCATTCGGCGCGTCGAAGATCCTCGATAATCTGTCACTTGACGTTTATCGCGGCGAGATTCTTGGCTTTGTCGGCGCATCCGGTACGGGCAAGTCGGTACTGATGCGGGCAATTTTAGGCCTGAACCAGAAGCAAAGCGGCAAGATCAGCATATTCGGTCACGACATTGACCGTGCTTCGGAGCAGGAGAAGCTCGGCGTCGACATGCGCATGGGCGTGCTTTTTCAACATGGTGCGCTGTTCTCGTCGCTGACTGTGATGGAGAATATTCAAGTGCCTATGCGCGAGTATCTCGATATTCCGCAAAGGCTGATGGATGAACTCGCGCGCCTGAAGATTGACCTGGTCGGACTAAAGCCCGATACGGCGGAAAAATACCCTTCGGAGCTGTCAGGCGGCATGATCAAGCGCGCTGCACTGGCCCGCGCGCTGTCGCTCGATCCCGAGATCGTCTTTCTCGATGAGCCGACCTCGGGTCTCGATCCGATCGGCGCTGCGGACTTCGACGAGCTTATCGCCAATCTGCGCGATACGATGGGGCTGACGGTCTACATGGTGACCCATGACCTCGACAGCCTGTTCGCAGTTTGCGACCGAATCGCGGTATTGGGTAAGAAGAAGGTTCTCGTTGAGGGAACCATCGAAGACATGCTGGCGTTTGATGATCCGTGGGTTCAGGAATATTTCCGCGGCAAGCGTGCACGCCAGATCGTCAGCAACGGCAAGAGCAGGCGGCGATCGGGAGGCGATCGGACCACGCCACAGCCCATCCAGGGGCAAGAGGGTCAGGTAAAGTAA
- a CDS encoding MlaD family protein, which produces METKANYVLVGIFTLVICALAFGFVYWIARYGDRSETATLEIRIVGSVTGLSEGSQVLFNGIKVGSVRRLFIDANNPDAVIAQTEVNATTPITRSTQATLGFAGLTGQAFIELKGGKLNEPNLLEEAAKDDQIARMDADPSVVNNLLQKAQTILERVDGAVGSIESFITEVKGPLVDTVNNTKKFTDALANNSEVIDKFSQSAEDVQAVVKEAREMMTRLNSASTRVDGVLAKLDKQLSDQDGSVVREARETMQSYRAVADNLNAKLGPITDNLNRFSGQGLRDVQALVTESRQSVQRIERAITDLEKNPQRVIFGGGGNVPEYDGRTRR; this is translated from the coding sequence ATGGAAACCAAAGCCAACTATGTCCTGGTCGGTATTTTCACGCTGGTGATCTGCGCTCTTGCTTTCGGATTCGTCTATTGGATTGCCCGTTATGGCGACAGGAGCGAAACCGCTACCCTCGAAATTCGTATTGTCGGTTCTGTCACCGGCCTTTCCGAAGGCAGCCAGGTTCTTTTCAACGGCATCAAGGTCGGCAGTGTGCGGCGCCTGTTCATTGACGCCAACAATCCCGATGCGGTGATTGCTCAGACAGAAGTCAATGCAACCACACCGATCACTCGTTCGACCCAGGCGACGCTGGGTTTCGCCGGCCTGACCGGACAGGCCTTCATTGAGCTCAAGGGCGGCAAGCTCAACGAGCCGAATTTGCTTGAGGAAGCTGCCAAGGACGACCAGATCGCCCGCATGGACGCCGATCCTTCCGTGGTGAACAACCTGCTGCAAAAGGCGCAGACCATTCTTGAGCGTGTCGATGGCGCGGTGGGCTCGATCGAGAGCTTCATCACGGAAGTGAAGGGGCCACTTGTCGATACGGTCAACAATACGAAGAAGTTTACCGATGCGCTCGCCAACAATTCGGAGGTCATCGACAAGTTCAGTCAGAGCGCCGAGGATGTACAGGCGGTGGTCAAGGAGGCTCGGGAAATGATGACGCGCCTCAATTCGGCATCGACCCGGGTCGACGGCGTTCTGGCCAAGCTTGACAAGCAGCTTTCGGATCAGGATGGCAGCGTCGTCAGGGAAGCGCGTGAAACGATGCAATCCTATCGGGCAGTAGCCGACAATCTGAATGCGAAGCTCGGGCCGATCACAGACAATCTTAACCGGTTCTCCGGCCAGGGTCTGCGCGATGTGCAGGCGCTCGTCACTGAGAGCCGCCAATCGGTCCAGCGCATCGAACGGGCAATAACGGATCTGGAAAAAAATCCACAGCGCGTGATTTTCGGTGGTGGTGGCAATGTACCTGAATATGACGGCCGCACACGCCGTTGA
- a CDS encoding ABC-type transport auxiliary lipoprotein family protein translates to MVLSVSACASTKKLDTFDLSSASPSVTSSKKQGRQILIAAPSALKALDGENVVVRSGPNSISFLKGAQWADRLPNIVQSRLAQAFESTGRLGGVGRPGDGLAIDYQVISEIRTFNIDASAGETGVVEIAIKILNDKNGTVRASRVFRSTSPVGGTGNASYIAALDRAFDNATSEIVTWTLSVI, encoded by the coding sequence ATGGTCTTGTCCGTTTCAGCCTGCGCCAGCACCAAGAAGCTTGATACTTTTGATCTTTCCAGTGCCTCGCCTTCCGTGACTTCATCAAAGAAGCAGGGCCGCCAGATCCTGATTGCTGCACCATCCGCCCTGAAGGCGCTCGATGGCGAAAACGTCGTGGTCCGGTCCGGTCCGAATTCGATTTCCTTTCTTAAAGGTGCGCAGTGGGCCGACCGCCTGCCGAATATCGTGCAGTCGCGTCTGGCTCAGGCTTTCGAGAGCACAGGCCGTCTTGGCGGCGTTGGCCGTCCCGGCGATGGCCTTGCCATCGACTACCAGGTCATCAGCGAAATCCGCACCTTCAATATCGATGCCTCGGCCGGTGAAACCGGTGTGGTTGAAATCGCGATCAAGATCCTCAATGACAAGAATGGAACGGTTCGTGCATCGCGGGTTTTCCGCTCGACATCGCCAGTAGGCGGCACGGGTAATGCATCCTATATCGCCGCTCTTGATCGTGCATTCGACAATGCCACAAGCGAAATCGTGACCTGGACGCTGTCAGTTATTTAG